The following are encoded together in the Periplaneta americana isolate PAMFEO1 chromosome 5, P.americana_PAMFEO1_priV1, whole genome shotgun sequence genome:
- the LOC138699845 gene encoding uncharacterized protein isoform X1, whose amino-acid sequence MWTIDSLLCMPLWKKSSKSSEDRKNKSLNVNLSQEKETAQQVTKESEVDEKLRIMEEVWGKIKKPKRRWKRQFGESSNMETTEDKCLETKQSEVEGKSEEVDQKAGGSKSDTKVDRENLDIVVLVKGVNPDGQEELLVTGKQVETVSNSATLRIGELCNERDIDIEENCREELNTTPQNFQTSKMTEPKNILATENINEENGKREIEETSGELLLDNMEATNLTVDSLKKALGFTLHVLNEDKKKLKLEQEELAKAKKRYQILQNALAEERRLRLLAESKAVELEKDRDFMQRTQRKLETLEKEMNLLHSEIDKMNIDYEILNNKFCEETVQRQQFEYLSKAYKDRCDAITIQTEYALKDYPLLFRKYEALRGRYLMHKISCKGESQCNEVSESEFSDDLDYLKEIGIQLPEHGNEAFPEVEVGLTPKVDERDLNVEVTETQLHEDRPDLFKISSDAVQVKYVQHDAVEDNSSQSFGKHRIKPNAVSSEAIDNTSTRDVSNIFVGNMSTFVPSGMHLPERCKSEPSLANMSPEMNERLLLETNYSEDDLMTYTEVIVTPKQLLRTVEEEFSTEMTEKIKIQETGAVPETFGYEENKLKDSEKPHRNCKAGSPEMQLQDQHSVSTISANSLELMLEHSSNGDRDLEHSCDESKDKNKIIQQRKWRNEYSDCLSINGEQITKIGSIENTQLAEHENEMKSLEVTAIAQTLADIKNKTKPPAKNSLKLPCQPSDRTSGNETCKGAIPKQYGKNKATVKRNERKVARKRKIESEGLSENREQQERFNKSVLMTLLDEVRNESMAKILSRQETTEAANRVSGNFNSQREFIKERKTSELEDKVRKPRKGKSEYSETQQKECTDILAGENASKKHRKSKKKKHKDKCSRSTKSDANFDSTIGSLIDEELELEAKVIDLFNYKYTVEDISTSRSNAVQLLISAPIARCETLDRMLAEHDLRFEVFWQFLIEELKLNILEAAGTKAPRLLKLLLKFGHSVDITDRDGNNPLHYAATVGLPSMAVALINEGVVINARNKFMETPLFVSMANGHVNFSLILVNSGANFEVKCGPPGTILHVAALTKNTVITKMLIECGARIDPRNDDHETPLMKAVQRGNIEIVQMLLKGGADVRAYDKVKSTPLHMAVENGSLELVKILVEYSAPLEFRRDDNLTPLILAVVKDRRDIVKCLAQAGAMVNVTHPDRETPLIISLCHENLPMMETLWTYGANLNIFKGIRWSPLFYAAKNRMNIYAVILLLMGSDVNDVDSEKRTPLHAAAMSEDNETVVRTLVSWGADQKAVDSFGQTPKELAFSLRNKRTYRVLCENMSNIVLSEEQKQKRRMEYGMVMDGGKELA is encoded by the exons CATGCCTCTTTGGAAGAAAAGCTCAAAATCATCAGAGGATcgtaaaaacaaatcacttaatGTCAATCTAAGCCAAGAGAAAGAAACCGCTCAACAAGTAACAAAGGAATCTGAAGTGGACGAAAAATTAAGAATAATGGAGGAAGTATGGGGTAAAATCAAGAAGCCAAAACGTCGCTGGAAGAGACAATTTGGTGAATCCAGCAACATGGAAACAACTGAGGATAAATGTTTGGAAACGAAACAAAGCGAAGTGGAAGGAAAGAGTGAAGAGGTAGATCAAAAAGCAGGTGGGAGTAAGTCTGATACTAAAGTAGATCGTGAAAATTTGGACATAGTGGTACTAGTGAAAGGGGTTAATCCCGACGGACAGGAGGAACTTTTGGTAACTGGAAAACAAGTGGAAACAGTAAGCAATAGTGCGACTTTAAGAATAGGTGAACTGTGTAATGAACGTGATATTGACATAGAAGAAAATTGCCGGGAAGAATTGAACACTACACCACAGAATTTTCAAACGTCTAAAATGACAGAACCGAAGAATATATTAGCtactgaaaatataaatgaagaaaatggaaaaagagaGATCGAAGAAACTTCAGGAGAACTTTTGTTAGACAATATGGAAGCAACAAATTTGACTGTAGATTCACTTAAAAAAGCACTCGGATTTACTCTACACGTATTAAATGAAgataagaaaaaactaaaattagagCAAGAGGAATTAGCAAAGGCAAAGAAAAGATACCAAATTTTACAAAATGCTCTAGCTGAAGAGCGTCGTCTGAGATTGTTGGCCGAATCGAAAGCAGTGGAACTAGAGAAAGATCGTGATTTTATGCAGAGAACCCAAAGAAAATTAGAGACTTTGGAGAAAGAGATGAACTTACTTCATTCTGAAATAGATAAGATGAACATAGACTACGAAATACTGAATAACAAATTCTGTGAGGAGACAGTACAGCGTCAGCAATTTGAGTACTTAAGCAAGGCATATAAAGATAGGTGTGATGCGATTACTATACAGACTGAATATGCACTAAAAGATTATCCTCTTTTGTTCAGGAAGTACGAGGCATTGAGAGGAAGATATTTAATGCATAAAATCTCGTGCAAAGGAGAAAGCCAGTGCAATGAAGTATCAGAATCAGAATTTTCCGACGATCTAGATTATTTGAAAGAAATTGGAATACAACTACCAGAGCACGGAAATGAAGCTTTTCCAGAAGTCGAAGTGGGACTTACCCCTAAAGTCGATGAAAGGGATTTGAATGTAGAAGTCACAGAAACGCAATTACATGAAGATCGACCTgatttatttaaaatctcttCAGATGCAGTACAAGTGAAATATGTACAGCATGATGCTGTGGAAGACAATTCATCTCAGTCATTTGGAAAGCATAGGATAAAGCCGAATGCAGTATCATCAGAAGCTATTGATAATACTTCTACCAGAGACGTATCGAACATATTTGTAGGAAACATGAGTACATTTGTACCATCAGGAATGCATCTTCCAGAGAGATGCAAAAGTGAGCCCTCGTTAGCCAATATGTCACCAGAAATGAATGAGCGCCTGTTACTAGAAACAAATTACTCAGAAGATGATTTAATGACATACACTGAAGTCATTGTAACACCAAAGCAGTTACTGAGAACAGTTGAAGAGGAATTCAGTACAGAAATGACAGAGAAAATAAAGATACAAGAGACAGGAGCGGTGCCAGAAACCTTTGGTTACGAAGAAAACAAACTTAAAGATTCAGAAAAGCCACATCGAAATTGCAAGGCTGGAAGCCCCGAAATGCAGCTACAGGATCAACATTCCGTATCAACAATATCAGCAAATTCTCTGGAATTGATGTTGGAGCATAGCAGTAatggagacagagatttagaacaCTCATGTGACGAAAGcaaggataaaaataaaataatacaacaaagaaAATGGCGGAACGAATATTCAGATTGTTTGTCAATTAATGGAGAACAAATTACTAAAATAGGTTCAATTGAAAATACACAACTTGCTGAAcacgaaaatgaaatgaaatcattGGAAGTTACAGCTATAGCACAAACGTTGGcagatattaaaaacaaaactaagCCGCCTGCGAAAAATAGTTTGAAGTTACCTTGCCAACCAAGCGATAGAACATCAGGAAATGAAACGTGCAAAGGGGCAATTCCAAAGCAATATGGAAAAAATAAAGCTACTGTCAAAAGAAATGAGAGAAAAGttgcaagaaaaagaaaaatcgaaTCCGAAGGACTTTCAGAAAATAGAGAACAGCAGGAGAGGTTCAATAAATCGGTTTTAATGACACTATTAGACGAAGTTAGGAATGAATCAATGGCGAAAATTTTATCGAGGCAAGAAACCACCGAAGCAGCTAATAGGGTTTCAGGAAACTTCAATTCTCAAAGAGAATTTATAAAGGAGAGGAAGACAAGTGAACTTGAAGATAAAGTTCGAAAACCACGAAAGGGCAAGTCTGAGTATTCCGAAACGCAACAGAAAGAATGCACTGATATTTTAGCGGGAGAAAATGCGTCAAAGAAACATAGAAAGTCCAAAAAGAAGAAACATAAAGACAAATGCTCTAGAAGTACAAAATCTGATGCAAATTTTGATTCCACTATAGGGAGCTTAATAGACGAAGAACTGGAATTAGAAGCAAAGGTTATTGACTTGTTTAATTATAAGTACACCGTAGAAGACATAAGCACGAGCCGTTCAAATGCCGTACAATTGTTGATCAGTGCACCAATTGCAAGATGCGAAACGCTTGATCGTATGCTGGCGGAACATGATCTCAGATTT GAAGTATTCTGGCAGTTTCTTATAGAAGAACTTAAACTTAACATCTTAGAAGCAGCAGGAACCAAAGCTCCAAGACTGCTTAAATTGCTCCTGAAATTCGGCCACTCAGTTGACATTACAGACAGAGATGGCAATAATCCCCTCCATTACGCTGCCACCGTAGGTCTACCAAGCATGGCAGTGGCTCTCATTAATGAAGGAGTTGTCATCAATGCTAGGAACAAATTTATGGAGACACCACTGTTTGTATCGATGGCAAATGGACACGTGAATTTCAGTCTTATCCTAGTGAATTCTGGTGCAAACTTCGAAGTCAAGTGTGGTCCACCAGGTACAATTCTCCACGTAGCAGCATTAACGAAAAATACAGTTATTACAAAGATGCTGATAGAATGTGGTGCCAGAATAGACCCAAGAAATGACGATCACGAGACTCCACTGATGAAAGCGGTCCAACGTGGCAATATTGAGATCGTGCAAATGCTTTTGAAGGGCGGAGCTGACGTCAGAGCATACGACAAAGTAAAATCAACACCTCTTCATATGGCAGTTGAAAATGGAAGTTTGGAATTAGTTAAGATTCTTGTGGAATATTCTGCACCATTGGAATTCCGTAGAGACGATAATCTTACCCCCTTGATATTAGCCGTAGTGAAGGACAGACGTGACATCGTGAAGTGTCTGGCACAGGCCGGTGCCATGGTTAATGTCACTCATCCAGATCGCGAAACTCCATTAATTATTTCTCTCTGTCACGAAAACTTACCAATGATGGAGACGCTATGGACATACGgtgcaaatttgaatatttttaagggTATCAGGTGGTCGCCACTATTCTATGCCGCTAAGAATCGTATGAATATCTAcgcagtaattttattattaatgggaTCTGATGTGAATGATGTTGATTCTGAAAAACGTACACCACTTCATGCTGCAGCCATGTCAGAAGACAATGAAACCGTTGTTAGGACACTGGTTTCATGGGGTGCAGATCAGAAGGCTGTTGATAGTTTTGGGCAAACACCAAAGGAACTTGCATTCTCTTTGAGAAACAAAAGAACTTACCGAGTCTTGTGTGAAAATATGTCTAATATTGTGCTGTCAGAAGAACAAAAACAGAAGAGAAGGATGGAATACGGAATGGTGATGGATGGAGGAAAGGAACTTGCGTAA
- the LOC138699845 gene encoding uncharacterized protein isoform X2 has product MPLWKKSSKSSEDRKNKSLNVNLSQEKETAQQVTKESEVDEKLRIMEEVWGKIKKPKRRWKRQFGESSNMETTEDKCLETKQSEVEGKSEEVDQKAGGSKSDTKVDRENLDIVVLVKGVNPDGQEELLVTGKQVETVSNSATLRIGELCNERDIDIEENCREELNTTPQNFQTSKMTEPKNILATENINEENGKREIEETSGELLLDNMEATNLTVDSLKKALGFTLHVLNEDKKKLKLEQEELAKAKKRYQILQNALAEERRLRLLAESKAVELEKDRDFMQRTQRKLETLEKEMNLLHSEIDKMNIDYEILNNKFCEETVQRQQFEYLSKAYKDRCDAITIQTEYALKDYPLLFRKYEALRGRYLMHKISCKGESQCNEVSESEFSDDLDYLKEIGIQLPEHGNEAFPEVEVGLTPKVDERDLNVEVTETQLHEDRPDLFKISSDAVQVKYVQHDAVEDNSSQSFGKHRIKPNAVSSEAIDNTSTRDVSNIFVGNMSTFVPSGMHLPERCKSEPSLANMSPEMNERLLLETNYSEDDLMTYTEVIVTPKQLLRTVEEEFSTEMTEKIKIQETGAVPETFGYEENKLKDSEKPHRNCKAGSPEMQLQDQHSVSTISANSLELMLEHSSNGDRDLEHSCDESKDKNKIIQQRKWRNEYSDCLSINGEQITKIGSIENTQLAEHENEMKSLEVTAIAQTLADIKNKTKPPAKNSLKLPCQPSDRTSGNETCKGAIPKQYGKNKATVKRNERKVARKRKIESEGLSENREQQERFNKSVLMTLLDEVRNESMAKILSRQETTEAANRVSGNFNSQREFIKERKTSELEDKVRKPRKGKSEYSETQQKECTDILAGENASKKHRKSKKKKHKDKCSRSTKSDANFDSTIGSLIDEELELEAKVIDLFNYKYTVEDISTSRSNAVQLLISAPIARCETLDRMLAEHDLRFEVFWQFLIEELKLNILEAAGTKAPRLLKLLLKFGHSVDITDRDGNNPLHYAATVGLPSMAVALINEGVVINARNKFMETPLFVSMANGHVNFSLILVNSGANFEVKCGPPGTILHVAALTKNTVITKMLIECGARIDPRNDDHETPLMKAVQRGNIEIVQMLLKGGADVRAYDKVKSTPLHMAVENGSLELVKILVEYSAPLEFRRDDNLTPLILAVVKDRRDIVKCLAQAGAMVNVTHPDRETPLIISLCHENLPMMETLWTYGANLNIFKGIRWSPLFYAAKNRMNIYAVILLLMGSDVNDVDSEKRTPLHAAAMSEDNETVVRTLVSWGADQKAVDSFGQTPKELAFSLRNKRTYRVLCENMSNIVLSEEQKQKRRMEYGMVMDGGKELA; this is encoded by the exons ATGCCTCTTTGGAAGAAAAGCTCAAAATCATCAGAGGATcgtaaaaacaaatcacttaatGTCAATCTAAGCCAAGAGAAAGAAACCGCTCAACAAGTAACAAAGGAATCTGAAGTGGACGAAAAATTAAGAATAATGGAGGAAGTATGGGGTAAAATCAAGAAGCCAAAACGTCGCTGGAAGAGACAATTTGGTGAATCCAGCAACATGGAAACAACTGAGGATAAATGTTTGGAAACGAAACAAAGCGAAGTGGAAGGAAAGAGTGAAGAGGTAGATCAAAAAGCAGGTGGGAGTAAGTCTGATACTAAAGTAGATCGTGAAAATTTGGACATAGTGGTACTAGTGAAAGGGGTTAATCCCGACGGACAGGAGGAACTTTTGGTAACTGGAAAACAAGTGGAAACAGTAAGCAATAGTGCGACTTTAAGAATAGGTGAACTGTGTAATGAACGTGATATTGACATAGAAGAAAATTGCCGGGAAGAATTGAACACTACACCACAGAATTTTCAAACGTCTAAAATGACAGAACCGAAGAATATATTAGCtactgaaaatataaatgaagaaaatggaaaaagagaGATCGAAGAAACTTCAGGAGAACTTTTGTTAGACAATATGGAAGCAACAAATTTGACTGTAGATTCACTTAAAAAAGCACTCGGATTTACTCTACACGTATTAAATGAAgataagaaaaaactaaaattagagCAAGAGGAATTAGCAAAGGCAAAGAAAAGATACCAAATTTTACAAAATGCTCTAGCTGAAGAGCGTCGTCTGAGATTGTTGGCCGAATCGAAAGCAGTGGAACTAGAGAAAGATCGTGATTTTATGCAGAGAACCCAAAGAAAATTAGAGACTTTGGAGAAAGAGATGAACTTACTTCATTCTGAAATAGATAAGATGAACATAGACTACGAAATACTGAATAACAAATTCTGTGAGGAGACAGTACAGCGTCAGCAATTTGAGTACTTAAGCAAGGCATATAAAGATAGGTGTGATGCGATTACTATACAGACTGAATATGCACTAAAAGATTATCCTCTTTTGTTCAGGAAGTACGAGGCATTGAGAGGAAGATATTTAATGCATAAAATCTCGTGCAAAGGAGAAAGCCAGTGCAATGAAGTATCAGAATCAGAATTTTCCGACGATCTAGATTATTTGAAAGAAATTGGAATACAACTACCAGAGCACGGAAATGAAGCTTTTCCAGAAGTCGAAGTGGGACTTACCCCTAAAGTCGATGAAAGGGATTTGAATGTAGAAGTCACAGAAACGCAATTACATGAAGATCGACCTgatttatttaaaatctcttCAGATGCAGTACAAGTGAAATATGTACAGCATGATGCTGTGGAAGACAATTCATCTCAGTCATTTGGAAAGCATAGGATAAAGCCGAATGCAGTATCATCAGAAGCTATTGATAATACTTCTACCAGAGACGTATCGAACATATTTGTAGGAAACATGAGTACATTTGTACCATCAGGAATGCATCTTCCAGAGAGATGCAAAAGTGAGCCCTCGTTAGCCAATATGTCACCAGAAATGAATGAGCGCCTGTTACTAGAAACAAATTACTCAGAAGATGATTTAATGACATACACTGAAGTCATTGTAACACCAAAGCAGTTACTGAGAACAGTTGAAGAGGAATTCAGTACAGAAATGACAGAGAAAATAAAGATACAAGAGACAGGAGCGGTGCCAGAAACCTTTGGTTACGAAGAAAACAAACTTAAAGATTCAGAAAAGCCACATCGAAATTGCAAGGCTGGAAGCCCCGAAATGCAGCTACAGGATCAACATTCCGTATCAACAATATCAGCAAATTCTCTGGAATTGATGTTGGAGCATAGCAGTAatggagacagagatttagaacaCTCATGTGACGAAAGcaaggataaaaataaaataatacaacaaagaaAATGGCGGAACGAATATTCAGATTGTTTGTCAATTAATGGAGAACAAATTACTAAAATAGGTTCAATTGAAAATACACAACTTGCTGAAcacgaaaatgaaatgaaatcattGGAAGTTACAGCTATAGCACAAACGTTGGcagatattaaaaacaaaactaagCCGCCTGCGAAAAATAGTTTGAAGTTACCTTGCCAACCAAGCGATAGAACATCAGGAAATGAAACGTGCAAAGGGGCAATTCCAAAGCAATATGGAAAAAATAAAGCTACTGTCAAAAGAAATGAGAGAAAAGttgcaagaaaaagaaaaatcgaaTCCGAAGGACTTTCAGAAAATAGAGAACAGCAGGAGAGGTTCAATAAATCGGTTTTAATGACACTATTAGACGAAGTTAGGAATGAATCAATGGCGAAAATTTTATCGAGGCAAGAAACCACCGAAGCAGCTAATAGGGTTTCAGGAAACTTCAATTCTCAAAGAGAATTTATAAAGGAGAGGAAGACAAGTGAACTTGAAGATAAAGTTCGAAAACCACGAAAGGGCAAGTCTGAGTATTCCGAAACGCAACAGAAAGAATGCACTGATATTTTAGCGGGAGAAAATGCGTCAAAGAAACATAGAAAGTCCAAAAAGAAGAAACATAAAGACAAATGCTCTAGAAGTACAAAATCTGATGCAAATTTTGATTCCACTATAGGGAGCTTAATAGACGAAGAACTGGAATTAGAAGCAAAGGTTATTGACTTGTTTAATTATAAGTACACCGTAGAAGACATAAGCACGAGCCGTTCAAATGCCGTACAATTGTTGATCAGTGCACCAATTGCAAGATGCGAAACGCTTGATCGTATGCTGGCGGAACATGATCTCAGATTT GAAGTATTCTGGCAGTTTCTTATAGAAGAACTTAAACTTAACATCTTAGAAGCAGCAGGAACCAAAGCTCCAAGACTGCTTAAATTGCTCCTGAAATTCGGCCACTCAGTTGACATTACAGACAGAGATGGCAATAATCCCCTCCATTACGCTGCCACCGTAGGTCTACCAAGCATGGCAGTGGCTCTCATTAATGAAGGAGTTGTCATCAATGCTAGGAACAAATTTATGGAGACACCACTGTTTGTATCGATGGCAAATGGACACGTGAATTTCAGTCTTATCCTAGTGAATTCTGGTGCAAACTTCGAAGTCAAGTGTGGTCCACCAGGTACAATTCTCCACGTAGCAGCATTAACGAAAAATACAGTTATTACAAAGATGCTGATAGAATGTGGTGCCAGAATAGACCCAAGAAATGACGATCACGAGACTCCACTGATGAAAGCGGTCCAACGTGGCAATATTGAGATCGTGCAAATGCTTTTGAAGGGCGGAGCTGACGTCAGAGCATACGACAAAGTAAAATCAACACCTCTTCATATGGCAGTTGAAAATGGAAGTTTGGAATTAGTTAAGATTCTTGTGGAATATTCTGCACCATTGGAATTCCGTAGAGACGATAATCTTACCCCCTTGATATTAGCCGTAGTGAAGGACAGACGTGACATCGTGAAGTGTCTGGCACAGGCCGGTGCCATGGTTAATGTCACTCATCCAGATCGCGAAACTCCATTAATTATTTCTCTCTGTCACGAAAACTTACCAATGATGGAGACGCTATGGACATACGgtgcaaatttgaatatttttaagggTATCAGGTGGTCGCCACTATTCTATGCCGCTAAGAATCGTATGAATATCTAcgcagtaattttattattaatgggaTCTGATGTGAATGATGTTGATTCTGAAAAACGTACACCACTTCATGCTGCAGCCATGTCAGAAGACAATGAAACCGTTGTTAGGACACTGGTTTCATGGGGTGCAGATCAGAAGGCTGTTGATAGTTTTGGGCAAACACCAAAGGAACTTGCATTCTCTTTGAGAAACAAAAGAACTTACCGAGTCTTGTGTGAAAATATGTCTAATATTGTGCTGTCAGAAGAACAAAAACAGAAGAGAAGGATGGAATACGGAATGGTGATGGATGGAGGAAAGGAACTTGCGTAA